A window of the Bacillota bacterium genome harbors these coding sequences:
- the cooS gene encoding anaerobic carbon-monoxide dehydrogenase catalytic subunit — MLEKAACDGVVTAFDRADGLKPCPIGADGACCKMCAMGPCRLPKKKGGDEAGRRGVCGATPETVAARNFVRMIAAGTAAHSDHGRGVAEVFLSAAKGEAPGYGIKDEKKLLQVAMDFGVQIGDRPVNDIALDVAEIALSQFSTDDSLRFISRAPLKRQELWRKTGVVPRGIDREIVECMHRTHMGVDQDYQNLLMQGARTALADGWGGSMVATELQDIMFGTPYPILGRVNLGVLDPEQVNIVVHGHEPLLSEMLVWASRDPELLEKARANGAKGINMAGICCTANEILMRHGIPLAGNILQQELAIITGVVDAMIVDVQCIMQSLPTVAQCFHTKVITTSPKAKMRGAIHVEFNEHDAVASAKAIVSQAIEAFTQRKGEAMVPAEQVDLVAGFSHETINYLLGGLFRASYRPLNDNIINGRIRGIAGVVGCNNPRVPHDEVHVAMVKELIKNDVIVLQTGCSAMACAKAGLLVPDAASQFAGSGLAEVCETVGIPPVIHMGSCVDNSRILMAATAVVKEGGLGDDISDLPAAGAAPEWMSEKAISIGQYFVASGVYTVFGVTWPTLGSDELTKFLFEGMEDRFKGKWAFEPDPIEGAKLMIAHIDLKRKALGIDKARERVLFDMAMRRELA, encoded by the coding sequence ATGCTGGAGAAGGCGGCCTGTGATGGCGTGGTCACTGCTTTCGATCGCGCTGATGGGCTCAAGCCTTGTCCTATAGGCGCGGATGGCGCCTGCTGCAAGATGTGTGCCATGGGGCCTTGCCGTCTCCCCAAGAAGAAGGGAGGAGATGAGGCCGGCAGGAGAGGGGTATGTGGGGCGACTCCCGAAACGGTGGCCGCGAGGAACTTCGTGAGAATGATCGCGGCGGGGACCGCAGCCCACTCAGACCATGGCCGCGGCGTTGCGGAGGTATTTCTCTCTGCAGCCAAGGGAGAGGCTCCAGGTTACGGGATCAAAGACGAGAAGAAACTGCTACAGGTAGCCATGGATTTTGGAGTACAGATCGGTGACCGGCCCGTAAATGATATCGCCCTGGACGTAGCGGAAATCGCTCTCAGTCAGTTCTCCACTGATGATTCCCTCAGGTTTATCAGCAGGGCGCCCCTGAAACGCCAGGAACTCTGGCGCAAGACTGGCGTGGTACCCAGGGGCATTGATAGGGAAATAGTGGAGTGCATGCATCGCACCCACATGGGGGTTGACCAGGACTACCAGAACCTGTTGATGCAGGGTGCCAGGACCGCACTGGCGGACGGCTGGGGCGGCTCAATGGTAGCCACAGAGCTCCAGGACATCATGTTTGGCACCCCCTATCCCATCTTGGGCAGGGTGAACCTGGGCGTGCTCGATCCCGAGCAGGTAAACATAGTGGTTCACGGCCACGAGCCGCTCCTCTCCGAGATGCTGGTGTGGGCATCCCGGGACCCGGAATTACTTGAGAAGGCCCGGGCCAATGGAGCCAAGGGCATCAACATGGCGGGCATCTGCTGCACCGCCAATGAGATCCTTATGAGGCATGGCATCCCTCTAGCGGGGAACATCCTCCAGCAGGAACTCGCCATCATCACCGGGGTGGTGGACGCCATGATCGTGGATGTCCAGTGTATCATGCAGTCCCTCCCCACCGTGGCCCAGTGCTTCCATACCAAGGTGATCACCACGTCACCTAAGGCCAAGATGCGCGGAGCCATACATGTCGAGTTCAACGAGCACGACGCCGTGGCATCTGCCAAGGCCATCGTTTCTCAAGCGATTGAGGCGTTTACCCAGCGAAAGGGCGAGGCTATGGTCCCTGCTGAGCAAGTAGACCTGGTGGCGGGTTTCTCCCACGAGACCATCAACTATCTCCTGGGCGGCCTCTTCCGGGCTTCCTACCGTCCTCTGAATGACAATATCATAAACGGCCGGATCCGTGGTATAGCCGGGGTCGTTGGATGTAATAACCCCAGGGTCCCCCATGATGAAGTGCACGTGGCAATGGTAAAGGAGCTCATCAAGAACGATGTGATAGTGCTCCAGACAGGGTGCAGCGCCATGGCCTGCGCCAAGGCGGGCCTCCTGGTTCCGGACGCCGCGTCGCAATTTGCAGGCTCGGGACTGGCCGAGGTATGTGAGACCGTAGGTATTCCCCCTGTTATACACATGGGGTCCTGCGTAGACAACAGCCGGATACTCATGGCCGCCACCGCCGTAGTCAAGGAAGGCGGTCTTGGGGATGACATCAGTGACCTCCCGGCCGCAGGTGCCGCCCCTGAGTGGATGAGCGAGAAGGCCATCTCCATAGGCCAGTACTTCGTGGCGTCAGGGGTCTACACCGTGTTCGGTGTTACCTGGCCCACGCTGGGCAGCGACGAACTGACCAAGTTCCTATTCGAGGGCATGGAGGACAGGTTCAAGGGCAAGTGGGCTTTTGAGCCCGACCCCATTGAGGGAGCCAAACTAATGATTGCCCACATTGACTTGAAGCGTAAGGCTCTCGGAATTGACAAGGCCCGCGAGCGGGTCCTGTTCGACATGGCTATGCGGCGGGAGCTGGCTTGA
- the ftsH gene encoding ATP-dependent zinc metalloprotease FtsH: MNKAFRNIMVYLLILLVSISIANYLATGGTDSREISYTEFLAAIREGNVRQVTVEDGHKVTGVLKDGSEFLAIIPEDPALYQVLEQEGVAIIVKPPSQPALWTTLLSTILPVILVVGAFFFIMQQTQGGGNRVMQFGRSRARLHTPADKKRITFSDVAGVDEVKEELQEIVDFLKHPKKYMEIGARIPKGVLLFGAPGTGKTLVARAVAGEAGVPFFSISGSDFVEMFVGVGASRVRDLFEQAKKSSPAIVFIDEIDAVGRQRGAGYGGGHDEREQTLNQLLVEMDGFSVNEGLIVIAATNRPDVLDPALLRPGRFDRQIVLDKPDLRGRIEILKVHSKSKPLASDVDLDVLAQRTPGFTGADIENMVNEAALLAARRRRKIIGMEEMEEAIDRVLAGPERKSRIISEKEKKIVAFHEAAHALVARKLPNTDPVHKVSIIPRGGALGYVLQLPIEDRYLITRSEIMDRITVALAGRCSEELIFKEVSTGASDDLEKATKMVRKMIMEFGMSEKLGPLTFGNKQDHVFLGRDIARDRNYSEEVAASIDDEVRRIVSLCYKRAQDLLTENMEMLNKVAGTLMEKETLEGHELEDLLNNVAEKAS; the protein is encoded by the coding sequence GTGAACAAGGCCTTCAGGAACATCATGGTATACCTACTTATACTGCTGGTCAGCATCTCCATAGCCAACTACCTGGCCACCGGCGGGACTGACAGCAGAGAGATTTCCTATACGGAGTTCCTGGCAGCGATCCGGGAAGGCAACGTCCGGCAGGTGACAGTAGAGGACGGCCACAAGGTAACGGGTGTTCTCAAGGATGGCTCCGAGTTCCTGGCCATCATTCCGGAAGACCCCGCCCTCTACCAGGTCCTTGAGCAGGAGGGTGTCGCAATAATCGTTAAGCCCCCGTCCCAGCCTGCTCTGTGGACCACGCTTCTTAGCACCATTCTCCCAGTAATACTTGTGGTGGGCGCATTCTTTTTCATCATGCAGCAGACCCAGGGTGGCGGGAATCGTGTGATGCAGTTCGGCCGTAGCAGAGCCCGACTGCACACTCCGGCAGACAAGAAGCGGATCACCTTTAGTGACGTCGCGGGCGTAGACGAGGTCAAGGAGGAGCTCCAGGAGATCGTGGACTTCCTGAAGCACCCCAAGAAGTACATGGAGATAGGCGCAAGGATTCCCAAGGGCGTGTTGTTGTTCGGAGCCCCGGGAACCGGCAAGACGTTAGTGGCCCGGGCTGTGGCTGGAGAGGCAGGCGTGCCCTTCTTCAGTATTAGCGGCTCCGATTTCGTGGAGATGTTCGTGGGAGTAGGGGCATCCAGGGTTCGTGACCTTTTCGAACAGGCCAAGAAGAGCTCCCCCGCCATCGTCTTCATTGACGAGATTGACGCGGTTGGGCGCCAGAGGGGAGCAGGATATGGCGGGGGTCACGATGAGAGGGAGCAGACCCTTAACCAGCTGCTGGTGGAGATGGACGGCTTCAGTGTGAATGAGGGTTTGATAGTGATAGCGGCCACCAACCGCCCGGATGTTCTGGATCCCGCGCTTCTCAGGCCTGGCAGGTTCGATCGCCAAATCGTCCTTGACAAGCCCGACCTGAGGGGCCGGATCGAAATCCTCAAGGTCCATTCCAAGAGTAAGCCGCTGGCCAGCGATGTGGACCTGGATGTGCTGGCCCAGAGGACCCCGGGTTTCACCGGCGCCGACATAGAGAACATGGTTAACGAGGCGGCATTGCTGGCGGCAAGGAGACGCCGCAAGATCATAGGCATGGAGGAGATGGAGGAAGCCATCGACCGTGTGCTGGCGGGCCCAGAGAGGAAGAGCCGCATAATCAGTGAGAAGGAGAAGAAGATAGTTGCCTTTCACGAGGCGGCTCATGCCCTTGTTGCCAGGAAGCTGCCGAATACGGATCCAGTCCACAAGGTATCCATCATACCTCGGGGGGGAGCCCTAGGCTATGTGCTGCAGCTGCCCATTGAGGACCGGTACCTCATCACAAGGTCCGAGATAATGGACCGCATCACGGTGGCCCTGGCGGGCAGGTGCTCGGAGGAACTCATCTTCAAGGAGGTCTCCACCGGTGCCTCGGATGATCTGGAGAAGGCCACCAAGATGGTGAGAAAGATGATCATGGAGTTTGGGATGTCCGAGAAACTGGGCCCGCTCACCTTCGGCAACAAACAAGACCATGTGTTCCTGGGCCGGGATATAGCGCGGGACAGGAACTACAGCGAAGAAGTAGCCGCCTCCATTGATGATGAGGTCCGCAGGATAGTGTCATTGTGCTATAAGCGTGCGCAGGACCTGCTGACGGAGAACATGGAGATGCTCAACAAGGTCGCGGGCACGCTGATGGAGAAGGAAACCCTGGAGGGTCACGAGCTGGAGGACCTCCTGAATAACGTAGCGGAAAAGGCTAGCTAA